The Deltaproteobacteria bacterium genome window below encodes:
- a CDS encoding DUF721 domain-containing protein, translating to MKRRRRNHGAAVPAANLAERLLTQIVPGERLRLVRLSLAWEQALPTRLLRVTAPVAIDGETLVVHVADNQWLHELTYLRADVLARLRNHEVAQGITRLRLRVGPVPQLPRSEPVPERELAPVLTLQPAAETLDAIAAVEDLSLRSAIATARQSLTRIGRG from the coding sequence ATGAAGCGACGGCGTCGCAACCACGGCGCGGCGGTGCCCGCTGCGAACCTCGCCGAGCGGCTGCTGACGCAGATCGTGCCCGGCGAGCGCCTGCGGTTGGTGCGGCTGTCGCTCGCGTGGGAGCAGGCACTGCCGACGCGATTGCTGCGGGTCACCGCCCCGGTCGCGATCGATGGCGAGACCTTGGTGGTGCACGTCGCCGACAACCAGTGGCTGCACGAGCTGACCTACCTGCGCGCCGACGTACTCGCGCGACTGCGGAACCACGAGGTCGCGCAGGGCATCACGCGGCTGCGGCTGCGGGTCGGCCCGGTGCCCCAGCTGCCCCGCAGCGAGCCGGTGCCCGAGCGCGAGCTGGCCCCGGTGCTCACGCTGCAGCCCGCCGCCGAGACGCTCGACGCCATCGCGGCGGTCGAGGACCTCTCGCTGCGCTCCGCGATCGCGACCGCGCGGCAATCGCTGACCCGCATCGGTCGTGGCTAG
- a CDS encoding PilZ domain-containing protein, translating into MRKIRCHYPSPEAYTAALEPGGEPQSLQAFSTDAFEPGEEVLLEVYFAGLPGKMMVRAIGKEWHSARPRLRVRAGGVLRCTGTEWRKLEFLRDVGSGAIDLTARRRHVRLPVMVEVRWRRQSSTDYAIAALSEISEGGALLLTRTPPTQGEDIIVEITPPGSERALEVLAVVRNTSNPDGVGLEFLARDMGGVHRLREVIRRLVEQ; encoded by the coding sequence TTGCGGAAAATTCGCTGTCATTATCCCTCCCCCGAAGCCTACACCGCAGCGCTCGAGCCGGGCGGTGAGCCCCAGTCGCTGCAGGCCTTCTCCACCGATGCGTTCGAGCCGGGTGAAGAGGTGTTGCTCGAGGTCTACTTCGCCGGCCTGCCCGGCAAGATGATGGTGCGCGCGATCGGCAAGGAGTGGCACTCGGCGCGGCCGCGCTTGCGCGTGCGCGCCGGCGGCGTGCTGCGCTGCACCGGCACCGAGTGGCGCAAGCTCGAGTTCCTGCGCGACGTCGGCTCGGGCGCCATCGATCTCACGGCGCGGCGTCGGCACGTGCGACTGCCGGTGATGGTCGAGGTCCGCTGGCGACGACAGAGCAGCACCGACTACGCGATCGCGGCGTTGTCCGAGATCAGCGAGGGCGGCGCGCTGCTGCTGACGCGCACGCCCCCGACCCAGGGCGAAGACATCATCGTCGAGATCACGCCGCCGGGCAGCGAGCGCGCGCTCGAGGTGCTGGCGGTGGTGCGCAACACCAGCAACCCCGACGGCGTCGGACTCGAGTTCCTCGCGCGCGACATGGGCGGCGTGCACCGCCTGCGCGAGGTCATTCGTCGTCTGGTCGAGCAGTAG